The Desulfuromonas acetoxidans DSM 684 sequence CTCCCTTCCTTCTCCCCCCCCTTTACCCCCGGATCTCACGGGTATCACGTGCCCTCGTACGCACAACATCGCGCCCGATCGCCAGAGATTTCAGCTCAATCGAGGTAGATATCTTTGCGGAGCATTTGGGCCAGATAACTGGTGGCACGGATCAAAGCTGTGTGGCTTTTTTGCTGCGGATTACCTGCCAGCTGTAAGAGTCTTTGGGCAGTTCGTCCATGGTGCAGAAGTCACTGGGTACGGCAGCCTTAAGGCTGAGGCGTTCCATGGACAGGGTGGCGACGCTGAGGAAGTCGCAGGGGATCGCCTGAGGCAGCTTGAGAAACGTCCGATCAAGAATATCCTCAATCGTCATATGGATATTGATGTCACGGGTCAACTGATGGAGAATCTCCAGCAGTGTGTTCTGCTTGAGAATCTCCTCGTTTTTCTTCTTCAGCTCAACATAGTAGTTGAGCTTGGAAGAATCCACGCCGGTCAGTTGCTGTAACAGATGTTCCTTGTTGCCCATCGTTCCTCCTCAGCCGTGTTGTTGCTACATGGCTTTGTGGAAAATTTCCGCGATCTGCTCGTAACTGGCCGGCCGCGGGTTGGTGACCAGACAGGCATCGTTCAACGCGTTGTGACTCAGGCGGTCAATGGCATCGAGCGGCAAACCGATTTCGCCCAAGCCCTGATGAAGTCCGATATCGGACAGCAGATTGTTGACGGCGACAATGGATTGTCGGGCGGCTTCTTCTACGGTCATGCCGCGTACCTGCTCTCCGGAGGCAGAGGTCGCAGGTTCGAATCCTGCATCGCGCGCCATTAAATTCACAGGGTTAGCCGCCATCCGGTTAACCCTTTTTCGTTCTGTGACGTTTTTGTGACGGTTCTGTGACAGTAAAACGTTCTCAATGACCTTTGTTCCAAGAAATCACCCGTACAAGCTAGAACAAAGGTCATCCTAAAATTTATTTTCCTGCAAAAGATCCAAAAGCCATTCAACATATCAACCACTTATGTCGTAAAAAAAACATGCCATCGTGCAAGAAGAACGGGCTCCCGGCGTTCTCATTCAAAAAAGGACCCTTGGCTCAATCGGCCTTATCAACTGATTCACAATACTCCATCAAATCACCAACCTGGCACTGAAAAAACTGGCATAGGCGATCAACATTATCCGTTGTCGTATTGTAGCTTCTCTGGTTTGCAATCTTTGATAGCGTTGTTCGATGAATCCCGGTTTCTCTCGACAGCTCATCAAAGGTTAATCGCTGCCCCGTCTTAAACTGTCTCTCTGCCATCAACTCGCGCAACCTGTATCGAATCACAATAACCTCCTTTTTAAGATCTAACTTATCTCCTCACTTATAGCAGAAAACCTCACGCGTTGATATTCCCGAAGCAACATAAGTAGAAAAAAACAAAAAAAAGAAGCACAAACACTTTAAACGTTCTTGACAGTCACAATATGGATGATATGATGAATTTAAAC is a genomic window containing:
- a CDS encoding iron-containing alcohol dehydrogenase, with the protein product MAANPVNLMARDAGFEPATSASGEQVRGMTVEEAARQSIVAVNNLLSDIGLHQGLGEIGLPLDAIDRLSHNALNDACLVTNPRPASYEQIAEIFHKAM
- a CDS encoding helix-turn-helix domain-containing protein; this encodes MIRYRLRELMAERQFKTGQRLTFDELSRETGIHRTTLSKIANQRSYNTTTDNVDRLCQFFQCQVGDLMEYCESVDKAD